From Salvia splendens isolate huo1 chromosome 16, SspV2, whole genome shotgun sequence, a single genomic window includes:
- the LOC121770282 gene encoding uncharacterized protein LOC121770282, with product MKDGTLMPVFFCKIHCPFICFCKPSAAHLYTSAPLKLEGSPHVVHSSFAVDKSPSVVEEGSVNGNKNSETMLKSCIREPQRKEAGKKRVEWKDNTGKQLAEIKEFESRNGYKYDDQATILVCEASIIALAKQEILSVKRIAAAAIVPFSDVALY from the exons ATGAAGGACGGGACTTTGATGCCGGTTTTTTTTTGCAAGATTCACTGTCCATTCATCTGCTTCTGCAAACCCTCTGCTGCTCATCTTTACACTTCAGCTCCACTGAAATTGGAGGGCTCTCCACACGTGGTTCATTCGTCTTTTGCTGTTGACAAGTCGCCTtctgtggttgaagaagggtcGGTAAATGGCAATAAAAATTCTGAGACTATGCTCAAGAGCTGCATTCGGGAGCCCCAACGCAAAGAGGCTGGGAAGAAAAGAGTAGAGTGGAAGGACAATACAGGGAAACAACTCGCTGAGATCAAGGAGTTCGAATCCAG GAACGGCTACAAATATGATGATCAAGCTACCATACTAGTTTGTGAAGCCTCG ATTATTGCCTTAGCGAAACAGGAGATACTCTCAGTGAAGAGGATAGCAGCCGCTGCCATTGTGCCATTCTCTGATGTAGCTCTCTATTGA